The following are encoded together in the Serratia odorifera genome:
- a CDS encoding PA4780 family RIO1-like protein kinase, with amino-acid sequence MKIPKRLQPLVDDGLIDDVIRRLKSGKEADVFIVRCGNDIRCAKVYKEADKRNFKQAVHYQEGRKVRNSRDARAMSKGSRFGRQQQEEAWQNTEVDALHLLAKAGVRVPQPDICLDGVLLMELITDEEGLVAPRLSDITLEPAQALADHALMMNYAVRMLCAGLVHGDLSEFNVLMDKNGPVIIDLPQVVDAAANNHAKSMFERDINNMTQYYGQFAPQLLGSKYAKEIWALYQEGKLTPESTLTGHYQESSKSADVGSVLDEIQAASDAYQRQQMARNEE; translated from the coding sequence ATGAAAATTCCAAAACGACTCCAGCCATTGGTAGATGATGGTTTAATCGACGACGTCATTCGTCGTTTGAAAAGCGGTAAAGAGGCCGACGTGTTTATCGTGCGCTGCGGTAACGACATCCGCTGCGCCAAAGTGTACAAAGAAGCGGACAAACGCAACTTCAAACAAGCGGTGCATTATCAGGAAGGCCGCAAAGTGCGTAACAGCCGCGATGCGCGTGCGATGAGCAAAGGTTCCCGCTTTGGTCGCCAACAGCAGGAAGAAGCCTGGCAAAACACCGAGGTCGATGCGCTACACCTGCTGGCAAAGGCCGGCGTGCGCGTGCCACAACCGGATATCTGCCTTGACGGCGTGCTGCTGATGGAGCTTATCACCGATGAAGAAGGCCTGGTGGCCCCGCGCCTGAGCGACATCACGCTGGAGCCGGCGCAGGCGCTGGCCGATCATGCATTGATGATGAACTACGCGGTGCGCATGCTGTGCGCCGGGCTGGTGCATGGCGATCTGTCGGAATTCAACGTGCTGATGGATAAAAACGGCCCGGTGATCATCGATCTACCGCAGGTGGTCGACGCCGCCGCCAACAATCACGCCAAAAGCATGTTTGAACGTGATATCAACAACATGACGCAATATTACGGCCAGTTCGCGCCGCAGCTGCTGGGCAGCAAATACGCCAAGGAAATCTGGGCGCTGTATCAGGAAGGCAAACTGACGCCAGAAAGCACGCTGACCGGCCACTATCAGGAAAGCAGCAAAAGCGCCGACGTGGGGTCGGTGCTGGACGAAATACAGGCCGCCAGCGACGCCTACCAGCGCCAGCAGATGGCGCGCAACGAAGAGTAA
- the bhsA gene encoding multiple stress resistance protein BhsA — translation MKNLKMTIAALALASVSFGSFAAELVNSQPADLQKAGVVTVSGASDLTSLENKLAAKADEAGAKSFQIISTAGDNKLHGTAIIYN, via the coding sequence ATGAAAAACCTGAAAATGACCATCGCTGCTCTTGCTCTTGCTTCTGTTTCATTTGGTAGCTTCGCTGCCGAACTGGTTAACAGCCAACCTGCCGATCTGCAAAAAGCCGGTGTGGTAACGGTAAGCGGTGCTTCTGACCTGACTAGCCTGGAAAACAAACTGGCAGCCAAAGCGGATGAAGCCGGTGCAAAATCATTCCAGATCATTTCAACTGCCGGTGACAACAAACTGCACGGCACTGCGATCATCTACAATTAA
- a CDS encoding TetR/AcrR family transcriptional regulator, with the protein MTIKEEVCAKKTRGRPKQFDRDQALDRALDLFWRHGYESTSLADLVEVTGAKAPTLYAEFGNKEGLFRAAVERYLSKYTTCTNQLLEQTLPIAEVVEAYVRSSAEVFTDPQTPSGCFMVCASAALSPASDDVAEMLRRKHHTQEASLKACFDRKVQQGELLAKTDTALLAKYIMCTIEGMSVQAREGASRDDLLRLVETLMMIWPRLSQVGNKV; encoded by the coding sequence ATGACTATCAAAGAAGAGGTATGTGCGAAGAAAACGCGCGGCAGACCGAAACAGTTTGATCGCGACCAGGCGCTGGACCGTGCGCTCGATCTGTTTTGGCGCCACGGTTATGAATCAACCTCGCTGGCCGATCTGGTCGAGGTCACCGGCGCCAAAGCGCCGACGCTGTACGCCGAGTTCGGTAACAAAGAGGGGCTGTTTCGTGCCGCCGTTGAACGTTATCTGAGCAAGTACACCACCTGTACCAACCAGTTGCTGGAACAGACGTTACCGATAGCCGAAGTGGTTGAAGCCTACGTGCGCTCATCGGCGGAGGTATTTACCGATCCGCAAACGCCGTCGGGCTGCTTTATGGTGTGTGCTTCCGCGGCATTGTCTCCGGCATCCGACGACGTGGCCGAAATGCTGCGTCGCAAACATCATACGCAGGAAGCCAGCCTCAAGGCCTGTTTCGATCGCAAGGTACAGCAGGGGGAGCTGTTGGCGAAAACCGACACCGCGTTACTGGCCAAGTACATTATGTGCACCATTGAAGGCATGTCGGTTCAGGCGCGTGAAGGAGCCAGCCGTGACGATTTGCTACGCCTGGTGGAGACGCTGATGATGATTTGGCCACGCCTGAGCCAGGTGGGCAACAAGGTTTGA
- the lsrG gene encoding (4S)-4-hydroxy-5-phosphonooxypentane-2,3-dione isomerase, protein MQVTLVEINVKPDQVEQFLAVFRANHLGAIAEPGNLRFDVLQDENIPTRFYIYEAYKDRHAVEAHKKTPHYLQCVEQLEALMTEPRKKTSFIGVMPA, encoded by the coding sequence ATGCAGGTTACGTTAGTCGAAATCAACGTCAAACCCGACCAAGTGGAGCAGTTTCTCGCGGTGTTTCGCGCCAACCATCTTGGCGCCATTGCCGAGCCGGGCAACCTGCGATTTGACGTACTGCAGGATGAGAACATCCCGACGCGCTTTTATATCTATGAAGCCTATAAGGATCGGCACGCGGTGGAGGCGCATAAAAAAACGCCGCATTACCTGCAATGCGTAGAGCAACTGGAGGCGCTGATGACCGAGCCGCGCAAGAAAACCTCGTTTATCGGCGTGATGCCGGCGTAG
- the bhsA gene encoding multiple stress resistance protein BhsA: MKNLKIALTALTLASLSFGSFAAEQVNSQPANQQKIGVVSSSGASDITSLQASLAKKAEQQGASSYRIIGAGGNNQLHGTAVIYK; this comes from the coding sequence ATGAAAAACTTAAAAATAGCATTAACCGCACTGACTCTGGCCAGCCTCTCCTTCGGCAGTTTCGCCGCAGAACAGGTCAACAGTCAACCGGCAAACCAACAGAAAATCGGCGTCGTCAGCAGCAGCGGCGCGTCGGATATTACCTCTCTGCAAGCCAGCCTGGCAAAAAAAGCCGAGCAACAAGGCGCCTCGTCATACCGCATCATCGGTGCCGGTGGTAACAACCAGCTGCACGGAACGGCAGTTATTTATAAATAA
- the lsrK gene encoding autoinducer-2 kinase yields MRNLLMALDAGTGSIRAVIFDLEGQQIASGQAEWRHLAVPNVPGSMEFDLSHNWQLACQCIRQALQQANAEAQEIRALACCSMREGIVLYDSDGAAIWACANVDARASREVSELKELHNHGFEREVYRYSGQTLALSAMPRLLWLAHNRPDIYRRAATVTMIGDWLANCLSGELAVDPSNAGTTGMLDLTSRNWRPELLDMAGLRADMLSPVKETGSLLGQVTALAAQQSGLLAGTPVVMGGGDVQLGCLGLGVVRAGQTAVLGGTFWQQIVNLPQPLTDPEMNIRINPHVIPGMAQAESISFFTGLTMRWFRDAFCAEEKLLAQRLGVDAYALLEEMAARVPPGAYGVMPIFSDAMHFNHWYHAAPSFINMSLDPERCNKQTLFRALEENAAIVSACNLQQIARFSGVQPQSLVFAGGGAKGKLWSQILSDVTGLPVQVPLVKEATALGCAIAAGVGVGLYPSLAETGERLVRWERQYQPDMALHTLYQRQKETWLEVYADQLTLVDHGLTTSLWKAPGL; encoded by the coding sequence ATGCGCAATTTATTGATGGCATTGGACGCAGGTACGGGCAGCATTCGAGCGGTCATTTTTGATCTGGAAGGCCAGCAAATCGCCAGCGGCCAGGCGGAATGGCGCCATCTGGCGGTGCCGAACGTGCCCGGTTCGATGGAGTTCGATCTCAGCCACAACTGGCAACTGGCCTGTCAGTGCATACGACAGGCGTTGCAGCAGGCCAACGCCGAGGCGCAGGAGATCCGTGCGCTGGCATGCTGTTCGATGCGTGAAGGTATCGTGCTGTACGATAGCGACGGCGCAGCCATCTGGGCCTGCGCCAACGTCGACGCTCGTGCCAGCCGCGAGGTCAGCGAGCTCAAGGAGCTGCATAATCACGGCTTTGAGCGCGAGGTTTATCGCTATTCCGGCCAGACGCTGGCGTTGAGCGCCATGCCGCGCCTGCTGTGGTTGGCGCATAATCGCCCTGACATCTATCGCCGCGCGGCGACGGTCACCATGATCGGCGATTGGCTGGCAAACTGTCTCAGCGGTGAACTGGCGGTGGATCCGTCCAATGCCGGCACCACCGGCATGCTGGATCTGACCAGCCGCAACTGGCGTCCCGAACTGCTGGATATGGCCGGTCTGCGCGCCGATATGCTGTCGCCGGTAAAGGAAACCGGCAGCCTGCTGGGCCAGGTCACCGCGCTGGCGGCACAACAAAGCGGGCTGCTGGCCGGCACGCCGGTGGTGATGGGCGGCGGCGATGTGCAGTTGGGCTGTCTGGGGCTGGGGGTGGTGCGCGCCGGGCAAACGGCGGTGCTGGGCGGAACCTTTTGGCAGCAAATCGTCAATCTGCCCCAGCCGCTGACCGATCCCGAGATGAACATTCGCATTAATCCGCACGTTATTCCCGGCATGGCGCAGGCGGAATCCATCAGTTTCTTCACCGGCCTGACCATGCGCTGGTTCCGCGATGCATTCTGTGCAGAAGAAAAACTGCTGGCGCAGCGGCTGGGGGTCGATGCCTATGCGCTGCTGGAGGAGATGGCGGCACGGGTGCCGCCCGGCGCCTACGGCGTGATGCCGATTTTTTCCGACGCCATGCATTTTAACCACTGGTATCACGCCGCGCCGTCATTTATCAATATGTCGCTGGATCCCGAGCGTTGCAACAAGCAGACGCTGTTTCGCGCATTGGAAGAAAATGCGGCGATCGTTTCCGCCTGCAATCTGCAGCAAATTGCACGCTTTTCCGGCGTACAGCCGCAATCGCTGGTATTCGCCGGCGGCGGTGCCAAAGGCAAGCTGTGGAGTCAGATCCTCAGCGACGTCACCGGCTTGCCGGTGCAGGTGCCGCTAGTGAAAGAGGCGACCGCACTGGGCTGCGCCATTGCCGCCGGGGTTGGCGTCGGGCTGTATCCCTCGCTGGCGGAAACCGGTGAACGGCTGGTACGCTGGGAGCGGCAATATCAACCGGATATGGCCCTGCATACCTTGTATCAACGGCAGAAGGAGACCTGGCTGGAAGTGTATGCCGATCAACTGACGCTGGTGGATCACGGCCTGACCACCTCGCTGTGGAAGGCGCCGGGGCTCTAG
- a CDS encoding GNAT family N-acetyltransferase — MIIRAGTPDDYPRLLAVWLSSVRATHHFLTERQIADLRPLIANDYLPTLAVWVAQDHTGRIGGFIGMNANKVEMLFVAAEQRGKGIGKSLLAFVEQQHDVLLLDVNEQNPQAMAFYRHYGFSVIGRSERDGQGKPFPLLHMRRGTP, encoded by the coding sequence ATGATTATCAGAGCCGGCACCCCCGACGATTACCCACGATTGCTGGCGGTCTGGCTGAGTTCTGTGCGCGCAACCCATCATTTTCTGACGGAAAGGCAGATTGCCGATCTGCGTCCGTTGATCGCCAATGACTATCTGCCCACGCTGGCCGTTTGGGTCGCTCAGGATCACACCGGTCGGATTGGCGGCTTCATCGGCATGAACGCCAACAAGGTCGAGATGCTGTTCGTTGCCGCCGAACAGCGCGGCAAAGGCATCGGCAAATCGCTGTTGGCATTTGTCGAGCAGCAACATGATGTGCTGTTGCTCGACGTCAATGAACAGAACCCACAGGCCATGGCGTTTTATCGGCATTACGGCTTCAGCGTTATCGGCCGCTCAGAGCGTGACGGTCAGGGTAAGCCGTTCCCGCTGCTGCACATGAGACGTGGCACACCTTAG
- the amyA gene encoding alpha-amylase: protein MTKKTTLLQFFHWYYPDGGKLWQEAAQRAAQIAEIGITDLWLPPAYKGASGGYSVGYDSYDLFDLGEFDQKGSRATKYGDRESLIHAANTLREHGVRIIYDTVFNHKMGADETERVHVYRTDTQDRNDIDDRGFDATAYTRFTFPGRQGKYSAFVWDYTCFSGVDYLEDPQEKGIFKIANDYGDDGWNEQVDDEKGNFDYLMGADVELRNSAVAEELKYWGRWLLETLPCDGFRLDAAKHIPAWFFKQWADHVREAAQRDLLIVAEYWSHDLASLQQYIDMVDGRVMLFDVALHLKFHQASKQADQFDMAQIFTDTLTATHPSHAVTIVANHDTQPLQSLEAPVEPWFKPLAYALILLREQGVPCVFYPDLYGASYQDTGRDGGEYPIDMPVITELEKLIVARQRFANGAQTDYFDDRHCVAFSRSGTAEAPGCVVVLTNGAENSKTVTLGNALAHRQWRDFLGNRAETIETDQEGRADFPVNGGSVSVWVLAENV, encoded by the coding sequence ATGACGAAAAAAACCACTTTATTGCAGTTTTTCCATTGGTATTACCCCGATGGCGGCAAGCTATGGCAAGAAGCGGCGCAACGCGCTGCGCAGATTGCCGAGATCGGCATCACCGACCTGTGGTTACCACCGGCCTACAAAGGCGCATCCGGCGGCTATTCGGTTGGCTACGACAGCTACGATTTGTTCGATTTGGGCGAGTTCGATCAGAAAGGCAGCCGCGCCACCAAATACGGCGACCGGGAATCGCTGATCCATGCCGCCAATACTCTGCGTGAGCACGGGGTACGCATCATTTACGACACGGTGTTCAACCACAAGATGGGGGCTGACGAAACCGAACGGGTGCATGTTTACCGCACCGATACGCAGGATCGTAATGACATTGACGACCGCGGTTTTGACGCCACCGCCTACACCCGTTTCACCTTTCCAGGCCGTCAGGGGAAATATTCCGCCTTCGTTTGGGACTACACCTGCTTTAGCGGCGTAGATTACCTGGAAGATCCGCAGGAAAAAGGCATCTTTAAAATCGCCAACGACTACGGCGATGACGGCTGGAACGAGCAGGTCGATGACGAGAAAGGCAATTTCGATTATCTGATGGGCGCCGACGTGGAGTTACGCAATAGCGCGGTGGCAGAAGAGTTGAAATACTGGGGGCGCTGGCTGCTGGAAACCCTGCCCTGTGACGGATTCCGCCTCGACGCCGCCAAACACATTCCGGCCTGGTTCTTCAAACAGTGGGCCGACCACGTGCGAGAAGCGGCACAGCGCGATCTGTTGATCGTCGCCGAATACTGGTCGCACGATTTGGCGTCGCTGCAACAATACATCGACATGGTAGACGGCAGAGTGATGCTGTTCGACGTGGCACTGCATCTGAAATTCCACCAGGCATCGAAACAGGCCGATCAATTCGACATGGCGCAGATCTTTACCGATACCCTGACCGCCACCCATCCCAGCCACGCGGTGACGATTGTCGCCAACCACGATACACAGCCGCTACAATCGCTGGAAGCGCCGGTTGAACCCTGGTTCAAACCGCTGGCCTACGCGCTGATCCTGCTGCGCGAACAGGGCGTACCCTGCGTGTTTTATCCGGATCTGTATGGCGCAAGCTATCAGGATACCGGCCGTGATGGCGGCGAGTACCCGATCGACATGCCGGTCATCACCGAGTTGGAAAAACTGATCGTCGCCCGCCAGCGTTTTGCCAACGGGGCACAAACCGATTACTTCGACGATAGGCACTGTGTCGCCTTCAGCCGCAGCGGTACCGCAGAGGCACCGGGCTGCGTGGTAGTGCTGACCAACGGCGCAGAAAACAGCAAAACGGTGACGCTGGGCAATGCGCTGGCGCATCGGCAATGGCGCGACTTCCTTGGCAACCGCGCAGAGACGATCGAAACGGACCAGGAGGGCCGCGCCGACTTTCCGGTCAACGGCGGCAGCGTCAGCGTATGGGTATTGGCGGAAAATGTCTGA
- a CDS encoding O-acetylserine/cysteine exporter has protein sequence MAVRDRLLALLVVIIWGVNFVIIKYGLQSMPPFLLAGLRFLLVALPAIFFIPRPQLPWKWLMLYGLSMSFGQFALLFLAIKVGMPAGLASLVLQAQVFFTLLLAMLLLGDRLRANHLVGIVIATAGMLLLAQASLQQQGSGAVPLAGLLLTLGAALSWALGNVANKKIMSTFRQQGILPLVVWSALIPILPFFACSWLFDDRQLAIDSLRHLRLSSVLVIAYLAFAATLFGYSIWGSLLARYETWRVAPLALLVPLVGLLSAWLLMGETLSTLQIAGALCVLAGMAVNMFGLPRWRPVAAAGK, from the coding sequence ATGGCAGTCCGCGATCGGTTATTGGCGTTGTTGGTGGTGATTATCTGGGGGGTGAATTTCGTCATTATCAAGTACGGCTTACAGAGCATGCCGCCTTTTCTGCTGGCCGGGCTGCGTTTCCTGTTGGTGGCGCTGCCGGCGATATTTTTTATTCCCCGCCCGCAACTGCCGTGGAAATGGCTGATGCTGTACGGCCTGAGCATGAGTTTTGGCCAGTTTGCGCTGTTGTTTCTGGCCATCAAGGTCGGCATGCCGGCCGGGCTGGCGTCGCTGGTGCTACAGGCGCAGGTGTTCTTTACGCTGTTATTGGCGATGCTGTTGCTGGGAGACCGGCTGCGCGCCAACCACCTGGTGGGGATCGTTATCGCCACCGCCGGCATGCTGTTGCTGGCGCAGGCCAGCCTGCAACAGCAGGGGAGCGGCGCGGTGCCGCTGGCCGGACTGTTGCTGACGCTCGGCGCGGCGTTGTCCTGGGCGCTGGGTAATGTTGCCAATAAGAAAATCATGAGCACCTTTCGCCAGCAGGGTATCCTGCCGCTGGTGGTATGGAGCGCGCTGATTCCCATATTGCCATTTTTTGCCTGTAGCTGGCTGTTCGACGACCGTCAGTTGGCGATCGACAGCCTGCGTCATTTGCGCTTAAGCAGCGTATTGGTGATTGCCTATCTGGCGTTTGCCGCCACCCTGTTCGGCTATTCTATCTGGGGCAGCCTGCTGGCGCGTTATGAAACCTGGCGAGTGGCGCCGCTGGCGCTATTGGTTCCGTTGGTTGGGTTGCTCAGTGCCTGGTTGCTGATGGGGGAAACATTATCCACGCTGCAAATTGCCGGTGCGCTGTGCGTGCTGGCCGGCATGGCAGTCAATATGTTTGGCTTGCCGCGTTGGCGGCCGGTCGCCGCTGCCGGCAAATAA